A single genomic interval of Solimonas sp. K1W22B-7 harbors:
- a CDS encoding CoA-binding protein: MNWQDHLLTTPAQIGGLLARLRRVAVLGMRSERYADRPAHYVPLALKEMGLEIVPVDLHEPELKTILGEPVYRRLADIPGPLDLVDVFRRPADVPGHLDEILAKRPAAVWLQTGIRHDAVAEQLAREGIDVVQDRCLMVEYRRYRSG; the protein is encoded by the coding sequence ATGAACTGGCAAGATCACCTGCTCACCACACCCGCGCAGATCGGGGGCCTGCTGGCCCGCCTGCGCCGTGTCGCCGTGCTGGGCATGCGCAGCGAGCGCTACGCCGACCGGCCGGCACATTACGTGCCGCTGGCACTCAAGGAAATGGGACTGGAGATCGTGCCGGTGGACCTGCATGAGCCGGAACTCAAAACCATCCTGGGCGAGCCGGTGTACCGGCGCCTGGCCGACATCCCCGGCCCGCTGGACCTGGTCGACGTGTTCCGCCGGCCGGCCGATGTCCCCGGCCACCTCGACGAAATCCTCGCCAAACGCCCGGCGGCGGTGTGGCTGCAGACCGGCATCCGCCACGACGCCGTCGCGGAGCAGCTCGCCCGCGAGGGCATCGACGTGGTGCAGGACCGCTGTCTGATGGTGGAGTACCGGCGCTACAGGAGCGGTTGA
- a CDS encoding alpha/beta hydrolase family esterase: MRRLTAAVAASLLPGLMVIAIAGLPVPAGAAEPYDAYADEACDGYFDPLLLERGSRCSGSRERSCPTVRHWTPRRVSRQLPACEGVAQAAHPLHAERIQSSYLALRPDHGAPRAIYLMLHWHRATAHEAVNYLHLQDLARSRGALVIVPDVPGNQWAQSGSRNINQHVAWVDAVLADAQRRYGTGNLPVYLVGLSNGAAMAMHYACARADRIDAVMPVALPMYRSDLAACSFSQSIGYVQVHGDSDRFVPYRGNLWFASAEQVYARMRRNMDCVDAGAKAARLESPLTPVDIRYGDGCVGGRRGYLLRVENAGHTWPDMETLSGRDRNPYGLIARNFDATLQGYDLLQLAAGR; this comes from the coding sequence ATGCGCCGACTCACCGCCGCCGTCGCGGCCAGCCTGTTGCCCGGACTGATGGTTATCGCCATCGCCGGCCTGCCTGTCCCCGCCGGTGCCGCCGAGCCCTACGACGCCTACGCTGACGAGGCCTGCGATGGCTACTTCGATCCCCTGCTGCTGGAGCGCGGCTCGCGCTGCAGCGGCAGCCGCGAGCGCAGTTGCCCCACCGTGCGTCACTGGACGCCGCGGCGCGTCAGCCGGCAGCTGCCGGCCTGCGAGGGCGTGGCGCAGGCCGCGCACCCGCTCCATGCCGAGCGCATCCAGTCCAGCTACCTGGCGCTGCGGCCGGACCACGGTGCCCCGCGCGCCATCTATCTGATGCTGCACTGGCACCGCGCGACCGCGCACGAGGCGGTGAACTATCTGCACCTGCAGGACCTGGCGCGCAGCCGCGGCGCCCTGGTGATCGTCCCGGACGTGCCAGGCAACCAGTGGGCGCAGAGCGGCAGCCGCAACATCAACCAGCACGTCGCCTGGGTCGACGCCGTGCTCGCCGACGCGCAGCGACGCTATGGCACGGGCAACCTGCCGGTCTATCTGGTGGGGCTTTCCAACGGCGCCGCGATGGCGATGCACTACGCCTGCGCGCGCGCCGACCGCATCGACGCGGTGATGCCGGTGGCGCTGCCGATGTACCGCAGCGACCTCGCCGCCTGCAGCTTCTCGCAGTCGATCGGCTACGTGCAGGTGCATGGCGACAGCGACCGCTTCGTGCCGTATCGCGGCAATCTCTGGTTCGCCAGTGCCGAGCAGGTCTACGCACGCATGCGCCGCAACATGGATTGCGTGGATGCCGGCGCCAAGGCGGCGCGGCTGGAAAGCCCCCTCACGCCGGTGGACATCCGCTACGGCGACGGCTGCGTCGGCGGGCGCCGCGGCTACCTGCTGCGCGTGGAGAACGCCGGGCACACCTGGCCCGACATGGAGACGCTGAGCGGGCGTGATCGCAACCCCTACGGCCTGATCGCGCGCAACTTCGACGCGACGCTGCAGGGTTACGACCTGTTGCAGCTGGCGGCGGGACGTTAA
- a CDS encoding SDR family oxidoreductase, which produces MQQRIFITGGASGLGRALAERYAREGWRVCVADIDSVKGAETVAALAQYGGGGHYLNCDVRREADLQAAADWLQYHWGGIDVVVNNAGVAVAGGIAELPMRDWEWITDINLLGVARGCKVFTPLFRAQGGGYFINVASMAGLIHPPKMAAYCATKAAVVALSEVLAVELAQDRIGVSVVCPDFFRTNLADSLRASDDQVAALTRKLVTRARVSAEEIAEQVFDGVAQGRFRIVTHRRGYVAWMAKRLLPWRAFSAAVRREAGRMMAPRRAG; this is translated from the coding sequence ATGCAGCAGCGCATCTTCATCACCGGCGGCGCCTCCGGGCTCGGCCGCGCCCTGGCCGAACGCTATGCCCGCGAGGGCTGGCGCGTGTGCGTGGCCGACATCGACTCCGTCAAAGGCGCCGAGACCGTGGCGGCCCTGGCGCAGTACGGCGGCGGCGGCCACTACCTGAACTGCGACGTGCGGCGCGAGGCCGACCTGCAGGCGGCCGCCGACTGGCTGCAGTACCACTGGGGCGGCATCGACGTGGTGGTGAACAACGCCGGCGTGGCCGTGGCCGGCGGTATCGCCGAGTTGCCGATGCGCGACTGGGAGTGGATCACCGACATCAACCTGCTGGGCGTGGCGCGCGGCTGCAAGGTGTTCACGCCGCTGTTCCGCGCGCAGGGCGGCGGCTACTTCATCAACGTCGCGTCCATGGCCGGCCTGATCCACCCGCCGAAGATGGCGGCCTACTGCGCCACCAAGGCGGCGGTGGTGGCGCTCTCCGAAGTGCTGGCGGTGGAACTGGCGCAGGACCGCATCGGAGTGTCGGTGGTCTGCCCGGACTTCTTCCGCACCAACCTGGCCGACTCGCTGCGCGCCAGCGACGACCAGGTGGCGGCGCTGACGCGCAAGCTGGTGACGCGCGCCCGCGTCAGCGCCGAGGAGATCGCCGAGCAGGTGTTCGATGGCGTGGCGCAGGGCCGCTTCCGCATCGTCACGCACCGCCGCGGCTACGTCGCCTGGATGGCCAAGCGCCTGCTGCCCTGGCGCGCCTTCTCCGCTGCCGTGCGGCGCGAAGCGGGCCGCATGATGGCGCCTCGTCGCGCCGGCTGA
- a CDS encoding SDR family oxidoreductase, translating into MRKTILITGASSGLGRGMAREFAKQGRNLALCARRSERLEELKAELLAAHPGLRVSIRALDVNQYEQVFEVFKAFREEFGGLDRVIVNAGIGKGQPIGTGYFHANRKTAETNFVAALAQCEAAVEIFRAQNAGHLVMISSMSALRGMPRNLTTYAASKAAVASLTEGIRADLLRTPIKVSTIFPGYIRSEINEKVKNTPFMVDTETGCRALVAAIEREPAEASVPRWPWGPLGFLMKRLPLSAVSKMA; encoded by the coding sequence ATGCGCAAGACCATACTCATCACCGGGGCCTCGTCGGGCCTGGGCCGCGGCATGGCGCGGGAGTTCGCCAAGCAGGGCCGCAACCTCGCGCTCTGCGCGCGCCGCAGCGAGCGCCTGGAGGAGTTGAAGGCCGAGCTGCTGGCCGCGCACCCGGGCCTGCGCGTGTCGATCCGCGCGCTCGACGTGAACCAGTACGAGCAGGTGTTCGAGGTGTTCAAGGCCTTCCGCGAGGAATTCGGCGGGCTCGACCGCGTGATCGTCAACGCCGGCATCGGCAAGGGCCAGCCGATCGGCACCGGCTACTTCCACGCCAACCGCAAGACCGCCGAAACCAACTTCGTCGCGGCGCTGGCGCAGTGCGAGGCGGCGGTGGAGATCTTCCGCGCGCAGAACGCCGGCCACCTGGTGATGATCTCCTCCATGAGCGCCCTGCGCGGCATGCCGCGCAACCTCACCACCTATGCCGCCAGCAAGGCCGCCGTGGCGTCGCTGACCGAGGGCATCCGCGCCGACCTGCTGCGCACGCCGATCAAGGTCAGCACGATCTTCCCGGGCTACATCCGCTCGGAGATCAACGAGAAGGTGAAGAACACGCCGTTCATGGTCGACACCGAGACCGGCTGCCGCGCCCTGGTGGCGGCAATCGAGCGCGAGCCGGCGGAGGCCTCGGTGCCGCGCTGGCCCTGGGGACCGCTGGGCTTCCTGATGAAGCGACTGCCGCTGTCGGCAGTGTCGAAGATGGCTTGA
- a CDS encoding saccharopine dehydrogenase family protein has translation MSWMIYGANGYTGELIAREAAGRGQKPVLAGRSRERIEALGKELGLETRVFGLDDSGAVAKQLAGMSLVLHCAGPFSATAAPMMEACLLARAHYLDITGEIGVFEHAQSLNSRAQKAGVVLCPGVGFDVIPTDCVAAALKAALPDATRLALGFDSRSGFSPGTAKTSVEGLAQGGKVRKNGKITTVPLAWRVREIDFGDGVKPAMTIPWGDVSTAFHSTGIPDIEVYIPGSPKLIANARRANYIRPLLGFKPVQEFLKKRIGKTVKGPDQATRDKLQTCVWGEATNAKGQKKTARIRTANGYSLTISGSLAVVDHLLGYKPAGGSYTPSKLVGADLVTRLPGSGPLTIE, from the coding sequence ATGAGCTGGATGATCTACGGCGCCAACGGCTACACCGGCGAACTGATTGCACGCGAGGCCGCCGGACGCGGCCAGAAGCCGGTGCTGGCCGGCCGCAGCCGCGAACGTATCGAGGCACTGGGCAAGGAACTGGGCCTGGAGACCCGCGTGTTCGGCCTGGACGACAGCGGCGCGGTCGCAAAGCAGCTCGCCGGCATGTCGCTGGTGCTGCACTGCGCCGGCCCCTTCTCCGCCACCGCGGCACCCATGATGGAAGCCTGCCTGCTGGCCAGGGCGCACTACCTCGACATCACCGGCGAGATCGGCGTGTTCGAGCATGCGCAGTCGCTCAACTCGCGCGCCCAGAAGGCGGGCGTGGTGCTCTGCCCCGGCGTCGGCTTCGACGTGATTCCCACCGACTGCGTCGCCGCCGCGCTCAAGGCCGCGCTGCCCGACGCCACGCGCCTGGCTCTGGGCTTCGACTCGCGCTCGGGCTTCTCGCCGGGCACCGCCAAGACCTCGGTGGAGGGTCTGGCACAGGGCGGCAAGGTACGCAAGAACGGCAAGATCACGACGGTGCCGCTGGCCTGGCGCGTGCGCGAGATCGACTTCGGCGACGGCGTGAAGCCGGCCATGACGATCCCCTGGGGCGATGTCTCCACCGCCTTCCACAGCACCGGCATCCCCGACATCGAGGTCTACATCCCGGGTTCGCCGAAGCTGATCGCCAATGCCAGGCGCGCCAACTACATCCGCCCGCTGCTGGGCTTCAAGCCGGTGCAGGAGTTCCTCAAGAAGCGCATCGGCAAGACCGTGAAGGGGCCGGACCAGGCCACGCGCGACAAGCTGCAGACCTGCGTCTGGGGCGAAGCCACCAACGCCAAGGGCCAGAAGAAGACCGCGCGCATCCGCACCGCCAACGGCTACAGCCTGACCATCAGCGGCTCGCTGGCGGTGGTCGACCACCTGCTGGGCTACAAGCCGGCCGGCGGCAGCTACACCCCCTCGAAGCTGGTCGGCGCCGACCTGGTCACGCGCCTGCCGGGTTCCGGCCCGCTCACCATCGAATAA
- the gloA gene encoding lactoylglutathione lyase, producing MKILHTMLRVGDLDRAIAFYTGVLDMKLLSRKDYPDGKFTLAFVGFDDGGAEIELTHNWGVEKYDIGSGYGHVAVQVPDAYAACERVKARGGRVTREAGPMKHGTTVIAFVEDPDGYKIEFIQRKV from the coding sequence ATGAAAATCCTCCACACCATGCTGCGCGTCGGCGACCTCGACCGCGCCATTGCCTTCTACACCGGCGTGCTCGACATGAAGCTGCTGAGCCGCAAGGACTACCCGGACGGCAAGTTCACCCTGGCCTTCGTCGGCTTCGACGACGGCGGCGCCGAGATCGAACTGACCCATAACTGGGGCGTCGAGAAGTACGACATCGGCAGCGGCTACGGCCATGTCGCCGTGCAGGTGCCGGATGCCTACGCCGCCTGCGAGCGGGTCAAGGCGCGTGGCGGCCGGGTCACCCGCGAGGCCGGCCCGATGAAGCACGGCACGACCGTGATCGCCTTCGTCGAGGACCCGGACGGCTACAAGATCGAGTTCATCCAGCGTAAGGTGTAG
- a CDS encoding STAS domain-containing protein, with amino-acid sequence MELKPQRQADRVVLHLAGRIDHFNAQEFSQALEPELQTCRSGGCQLIFDLAGLDYISSAGLRVLMLAAKQVGPQGGRIVLAAPRPVVREIIEISRFHLVFPLHASVAEAQAALAPPP; translated from the coding sequence GTGGAACTGAAGCCCCAACGCCAGGCCGACAGGGTGGTCCTGCACCTCGCGGGACGCATTGATCATTTCAATGCGCAGGAATTTTCCCAGGCGCTGGAACCCGAGTTGCAGACCTGCCGCAGCGGCGGCTGCCAGCTGATCTTCGACCTCGCCGGCCTGGACTACATCAGCAGTGCCGGCCTGCGCGTGCTGATGCTGGCGGCCAAGCAGGTCGGCCCCCAGGGCGGCCGCATCGTGCTGGCGGCGCCGCGGCCGGTGGTACGCGAGATCATCGAGATCAGCCGCTTCCACCTGGTGTTCCCGCTGCATGCCAGCGTCGCCGAGGCCCAGGCCGCCCTGGCGCCGCCGCCGTGA
- a CDS encoding MBL fold metallo-hydrolase: MKLRFWGTRGSLPVALTAAQLRQRMAQVALQAQGQRFDSPAAAQAWVDALPFALAQTYGGHSSCVEIESAAPGKAAHEYLLCDFGSGARTFGNAVLARHGAGVPNSFHVFMSHLHWDHIMGFPLFGPAYIPGNRIRIYGCHAELEQAFRRQHGAPSFPVEFDDLPSQIEFVRLEPGQVYDIAGYRVQAKRQLHGGDSYGYRFERDDRSVVYSTDSEHKLDNVEDTETFVDFFRAADVVVFDAMYSLADSVSVKEDWGHSNNVTGVELCQLAGVRTLVLFHHEPVFGDERIAAIEADTRRLEEITREGRPPLRVIAAYDSLELEA; this comes from the coding sequence GTGAAGCTGCGCTTCTGGGGCACGCGCGGCTCGCTGCCGGTGGCGCTCACCGCTGCGCAGCTGCGCCAGCGCATGGCCCAGGTGGCGCTGCAGGCGCAGGGGCAGCGCTTCGACTCGCCGGCCGCGGCGCAGGCCTGGGTGGACGCCCTGCCCTTCGCCCTGGCGCAGACCTACGGCGGCCACAGCAGCTGCGTCGAGATCGAGTCCGCCGCGCCGGGCAAGGCCGCCCACGAGTACCTGCTCTGCGACTTCGGCAGCGGCGCACGCACTTTCGGAAACGCCGTGCTGGCGCGCCACGGTGCCGGCGTGCCCAACAGCTTCCACGTGTTCATGTCGCACCTGCACTGGGACCACATCATGGGCTTCCCGCTGTTCGGGCCGGCCTACATCCCGGGCAACCGCATCCGCATCTACGGCTGCCACGCCGAACTGGAGCAGGCCTTCCGCCGCCAGCATGGCGCACCGTCCTTTCCCGTGGAGTTCGACGACCTGCCCTCGCAGATCGAGTTCGTGCGCCTGGAGCCGGGCCAGGTCTACGACATCGCCGGCTACCGCGTGCAGGCCAAGCGCCAGCTGCACGGCGGCGACTCCTATGGCTACCGCTTCGAGCGTGACGACCGCAGCGTGGTCTACTCCACCGACTCCGAGCACAAGCTCGACAACGTCGAGGACACCGAGACCTTCGTCGACTTCTTCCGCGCGGCCGACGTGGTGGTGTTCGACGCCATGTACTCGCTGGCCGACTCGGTGTCGGTCAAGGAGGACTGGGGCCATTCCAACAACGTCACCGGCGTGGAGCTGTGCCAGCTGGCCGGCGTGAGAACCCTGGTGCTGTTCCACCACGAGCCGGTGTTCGGCGACGAGCGCATCGCCGCGATCGAGGCCGACACGCGGCGCCTGGAAGAAATCACCCGCGAGGGCCGCCCGCCGCTGCGCGTCATCGCCGCCTACGACAGCCTGGAACTGGAGGCGTGA
- a CDS encoding CHASE2 domain-containing protein, producing the protein MRQRASWLLLAHGRIAGTLVAAILVALLAVSDLRPERTLRNGLFDYYQRFMPRERVNDGVVVVAIDERSLAELGQWPWPRTQLAHLILQIATQRPAALGIDVLFAEPDRLSPQRLASGLGLDAATLQRLPDSDALLAAALRELPVVLGVGALAEDSGVPQGAPYRSAILQSGGDAAGHVPAYVATLRSLEAIDAAAAGHGVLNRAADEGLVRRVPTLVTLGKELTPGLALETLRVASGDPMIRAQLDAHGLRTVSVGELSIPTMPDGSWPLHYSDWKLRPHISAVDVLNGSIPSDLFSGRIVMLGYTALGLLDTADTALGRMPGIEVHAEALDNAIDGRLLLRPWWMERLEWLLLALLAAFGIALVPRLGPAQSVNLYTALGIAALAGSAAAFQWAGWLLDIANPLLGTAVVFATLSGIALAETQLQRRRLREDLAASRESQARLEGELDAARRIQMGMLPQPSEALGQERRVEIAARMQPARMVGGDLYDFFLLDATRLLFLIGDVSGKGLPASLFMALTKALTKGLALGGQDNPGELLGDTGGAIAADNPEQLFVTLVAGMLDLASGELRWCSAGHDPPYLLRAGEAPRRLEGQGGPPLCVIDGFRYPVETLQLRKGDLLCMVTDGVTEAHDAKGELYGSGRLLAALGKTGSQPLEEVAQSLEQDVAAFVGGAEAADDAALLLLRWHG; encoded by the coding sequence GTGAGGCAACGCGCGAGCTGGCTGCTGCTCGCGCATGGACGGATCGCCGGGACCCTGGTCGCCGCGATCCTCGTCGCCCTGCTCGCCGTCAGCGACCTGCGCCCGGAGCGCACGCTGCGCAACGGCCTGTTCGACTACTACCAGCGCTTCATGCCGCGCGAGCGCGTCAACGATGGTGTGGTGGTGGTGGCCATCGACGAGCGCAGCCTCGCCGAGCTGGGCCAGTGGCCCTGGCCGCGCACGCAGCTGGCGCACCTGATCCTGCAGATCGCCACGCAGCGCCCGGCGGCGCTGGGCATCGACGTGCTGTTCGCCGAGCCCGACCGCCTGTCGCCACAGCGCCTTGCCAGCGGCCTGGGCCTGGACGCCGCCACGCTGCAGCGCCTGCCCGACTCCGATGCGCTTTTGGCGGCGGCGCTGCGCGAACTGCCGGTGGTGCTCGGCGTCGGCGCCCTGGCCGAGGATTCCGGCGTGCCGCAGGGCGCGCCCTACCGCAGCGCCATCCTGCAGAGCGGCGGCGATGCCGCCGGCCATGTCCCCGCCTATGTCGCGACCCTGCGCAGCCTGGAAGCCATCGACGCCGCAGCGGCCGGGCACGGCGTGCTCAACCGCGCCGCCGACGAGGGCCTGGTGCGGCGCGTGCCGACCCTGGTGACCCTGGGCAAGGAACTGACCCCGGGCCTGGCGCTGGAAACCCTGCGCGTGGCCAGCGGCGACCCGATGATCCGCGCGCAACTCGATGCGCACGGCCTGCGTACGGTAAGCGTCGGCGAGCTGAGCATCCCGACGATGCCCGACGGCAGCTGGCCGCTGCACTACTCCGACTGGAAGCTGCGGCCGCATATCTCTGCCGTCGACGTGCTCAACGGCAGCATCCCTTCCGACCTGTTCAGCGGCCGCATCGTCATGCTGGGCTATACCGCGCTGGGCCTGCTCGACACCGCCGACACCGCGCTGGGGCGCATGCCCGGCATCGAGGTGCACGCCGAGGCCCTGGACAACGCCATCGACGGCCGCCTGCTGCTGCGGCCCTGGTGGATGGAGCGCCTCGAATGGCTGCTGCTGGCCCTGCTCGCCGCCTTCGGCATCGCCCTGGTGCCGCGCCTGGGGCCGGCGCAGAGCGTCAATCTCTACACGGCACTGGGCATCGCCGCCCTGGCCGGCTCCGCCGCGGCCTTCCAATGGGCCGGCTGGCTGCTGGACATCGCCAACCCCCTGCTCGGCACCGCCGTGGTGTTCGCCACCCTGTCGGGTATCGCGTTGGCCGAGACGCAGCTGCAGCGCCGCCGCCTGCGCGAGGACCTGGCCGCGAGCCGCGAGTCGCAGGCACGCCTGGAGGGCGAGCTGGATGCCGCGCGCCGCATCCAGATGGGCATGCTGCCGCAACCTTCCGAGGCCCTGGGCCAGGAGCGCCGCGTCGAGATCGCCGCACGCATGCAGCCCGCGCGCATGGTGGGCGGCGACCTCTATGACTTCTTCCTGCTGGATGCAACCCGCCTGCTGTTCCTGATCGGCGACGTGTCTGGGAAAGGATTGCCCGCCAGCCTGTTCATGGCCCTGACCAAGGCACTGACCAAGGGCCTCGCCCTGGGCGGCCAGGACAATCCCGGCGAGTTGCTGGGCGACACCGGCGGCGCCATCGCCGCGGACAATCCCGAGCAGCTCTTCGTCACCCTGGTCGCCGGCATGCTGGATCTTGCCAGCGGCGAGTTGCGCTGGTGCAGCGCCGGTCACGACCCACCCTATCTTCTGCGCGCCGGCGAAGCCCCGCGCCGCCTCGAAGGCCAGGGTGGCCCGCCGCTCTGCGTGATCGACGGGTTCCGCTACCCGGTGGAGACGCTGCAGCTGCGGAAGGGCGACTTGCTGTGCATGGTCACGGATGGCGTGACCGAGGCACATGACGCGAAAGGTGAGCTGTATGGCTCGGGGCGGCTGCTGGCGGCGCTGGGCAAGACGGGTTCACAGCCGCTGGAGGAAGTCGCGCAGAGTTTGGAGCAGGATGTGGCGGCTTTCGTTGGAGGGGCGGAGGCCGCGGACGATGCGGCGCTGTTGTTGCTGAGGTGGCACGGCTAG
- a CDS encoding MAPEG family protein, protein MTHYWFILYVALNALIVTLLALNVSRNRIRHRISNGDGGKLEMKAAIRAHGNAVEHVTVFGLVVLALEFASASATVLGALVLAFTVSRLMHAASMLTSAFNLRRAAAGLTYLAEVLGCLWLVVALLGLCFA, encoded by the coding sequence ATGACCCACTACTGGTTCATCCTCTACGTCGCTCTCAACGCCCTCATCGTCACCCTGCTGGCGCTGAACGTCTCGCGCAACCGCATCAGGCATCGTATTTCCAACGGCGACGGCGGCAAGCTCGAGATGAAGGCCGCCATCCGCGCGCATGGCAACGCCGTGGAGCATGTGACGGTGTTTGGCTTGGTGGTGCTGGCGCTGGAGTTCGCCAGTGCCTCGGCGACGGTGCTCGGGGCCTTGGTTCTGGCCTTCACCGTTTCGCGGTTGATGCACGCGGCGAGCATGCTGACTTCGGCTTTCAATCTGCGGCGTGCCGCGGCTGGGTTGACTTACCTGGCGGAAGTGCTGGGTTGTCTGTGGCTGGTGGTGGCCTTGCTGGGCCTGTGCTTCGCCTAA
- a CDS encoding OmpA family protein, which produces MRALLLLSLLLAGCASERVILLPDAQGKVGKILVSRGSDQALLDSAYGTAEIGSLSLEAKPGEAEKLREQYRAQLDGLPPRPLSYILYFLDDSDDLTADSAKQAPAILAEISARPAAELVVIGHTDRMGSQTYNDLLSLQRAKAIRDQLIALGFDESRLRYAGRGEREPLVTTADEVSEARNRRVEINVR; this is translated from the coding sequence ATGCGCGCCCTGCTCCTGCTGTCGCTGCTGCTCGCCGGCTGCGCCAGCGAGCGCGTCATCCTGCTGCCGGACGCCCAGGGCAAGGTCGGCAAGATCCTGGTCAGCCGCGGCAGCGACCAGGCCCTGCTCGACAGCGCCTACGGCACGGCCGAGATCGGCAGCCTGTCGCTGGAGGCGAAACCCGGCGAAGCCGAAAAGCTGCGTGAGCAGTACCGCGCCCAGCTCGACGGCCTGCCGCCGCGGCCCTTGTCCTACATCCTCTACTTCCTCGACGACTCCGACGACCTCACCGCCGACTCCGCGAAGCAAGCGCCCGCGATCCTGGCGGAAATCTCCGCCCGTCCCGCCGCCGAGCTGGTGGTCATCGGCCACACCGACCGCATGGGTAGCCAGACCTATAACGACTTGCTCTCGCTGCAGCGCGCGAAAGCCATCCGCGACCAGCTCATCGCCCTGGGCTTCGACGAATCGCGCCTGCGCTACGCCGGCCGCGGCGAGCGCGAGCCGCTGGTGACTACCGCCGATGAAGTCAGCGAGGCCAGGAACCGGCGCGTCGAGATCAACGTCCGCTGA
- a CDS encoding FecR family protein: MGIRKLIVAASLALPLLAAAAPQSAGMFKRVEGEVKVQRGEQQLPASVGMPLYAADTVLTGRDGAAGITFDDNTLMSLGPSAKFVIDRFQFNSTTHDGAFESTLRKGRLAVVSGKIAKHQQDAMKVRTPSSVLGVRGTEFIVEAE; encoded by the coding sequence ATGGGCATTCGCAAATTGATCGTCGCGGCCAGCCTTGCGCTGCCGCTGCTGGCCGCCGCCGCGCCGCAGTCCGCTGGCATGTTCAAGCGCGTCGAGGGCGAGGTGAAGGTGCAGCGCGGCGAGCAGCAGCTGCCCGCCAGCGTCGGCATGCCGCTCTACGCCGCCGATACCGTGCTCACCGGCCGTGACGGTGCCGCCGGCATCACCTTCGACGACAACACCCTGATGTCGCTGGGCCCCTCGGCGAAGTTCGTGATCGACCGCTTCCAGTTCAACAGCACCACGCATGACGGCGCCTTCGAGTCCACCCTCAGGAAGGGTCGCCTCGCCGTGGTCTCCGGCAAGATCGCCAAGCACCAGCAGGACGCCATGAAGGTTCGCACGCCCTCCTCGGTGCTGGGCGTGCGCGGCACCGAGTTCATCGTGGAAGCCGAGTGA
- a CDS encoding ATP-binding protein, which produces MAEIKRRFPAQEQALASALDFAESCGRDLRLPGELSLKLRLIVEELFTNSLRHCPPGSPVDLVLACGDQGLRLDYRDSGPEYDPFARLDHGQLDQPVPDRPVGRLGLVLIDGMAEAVGYERREGRNCVWVELARGG; this is translated from the coding sequence ATGGCCGAGATCAAGCGGAGGTTTCCGGCACAGGAACAGGCGCTGGCCAGCGCCCTGGACTTTGCCGAGTCCTGCGGCCGCGATCTGCGGCTGCCGGGGGAACTGTCGCTGAAATTGCGCCTGATCGTGGAGGAACTGTTCACGAATTCCCTGCGCCACTGCCCGCCCGGCAGCCCGGTGGATCTGGTGCTGGCCTGCGGCGATCAGGGCCTGCGCCTGGACTACCGGGACAGCGGCCCGGAATACGATCCCTTCGCGCGCCTGGACCACGGCCAGCTGGACCAGCCGGTACCGGACCGGCCGGTGGGCCGGCTGGGGCTGGTGCTGATCGACGGAATGGCCGAGGCCGTGGGCTATGAGCGGCGCGAGGGGCGCAATTGCGTGTGGGTGGAGCTGGCGCGGGGTGGCTGA